The following is a genomic window from Bordetella sp. H567.
AATCGTCTCGGAGGCATTGCGCCTGCTGCGTGACCAGGCTCACTACACCTCTATGAGCCGAGGCAATTCTCCCTATGGCGACGGCCATGCGAGCGCCCGCATCGTGGCGACCGCCCGCGCCGTTCTGCTCAACGAACCCGGCGGCGCCACTGCCGTCGCCGACTGGGACCTTGGGCGAACCGGTCAAAACGCCTGAATACGGTCTGCTAGTATGCGCGAAATTCTGAATTGCATCGAACGCCCAGTTGTGGTGTTTTCGAATGGCGTCAATCCGCTGGATGACAAGCCAAGAGAAGGTTACCAACAACGGGTCGCCGCCGTGGATTCATATTTGAGTCCACATTATCGCGTATATATAAAGATAAATCCCAATCTCCGATCCGGCGAGAACTTCCGCCAGCTTGGTCTCGCTTGCCTGGAAATTGAAATTGGGCCTGAACCCAGCAGCATTATCGCCCGGTTGATACAGCGTGCTATTGCAGTTTATTCCCATAGCATTTATCCGCTTCTTCAAACGACAGCGCGGGAATTGGTTTCATTGCGACATGCGCCATTCATTGTTGATCTCCATGGCGTCGTCCCGGAAGAAATAGCTTTTTTGGGAGATGCCCCTAAAGCAGGGATCTTTGCCAGCCTGGAATCCTGGGCGGTCCTGGAGGCGGATGTCCTCGTGCACGTCACCCATCAGATGGCTAACCATTTCATCCGAAAATACCCTTGGCTGAACAACGAGAATATTGTCTGTCCGATATTCACCGAACCCTCCCATACCGAGCACAGGGGGAGAGCAACCCATAATGCTGTGGTATACGCTGGCGGAGCCCAAGCGTGGCAACAGGTCGATCGGATCGTGGATGCGGTTAAAGAGTCATTACAGACCTACACGACGACAATATTGACTCACGAACCGGCCGTATTTCGTGAAAAATTTATCGCTGCCGGATGTCCGGTGGATGGAAAGCGAATTTCAGTCTACGCGGCGCGGCCCGCCGAGGTACGCTCTGTGTATTCGAAGAGCAACTACGGCATTTTGTGTCGCGAAGCTCACATAATAAACAAAGTGGCCTGTCCAACCAAACTGATCGAGTATCTGAGTTTCGCCGTCTTGCCAATCATGGGCACACCGCAGGTTGGGGACTTTACTGACATGGGAATGTGCTATGCCACCATGGAACAATTCTCGGCTAGCCACTTGCCTACTGGTATCGAGTATTCCGAAATGGTGGCCAATAATTTCATAGTCCTGCAGCGGCTCGCAGAATTGGCAAACTCCGGGCGCAAGCAACTGCTTGCGCAACTTAGATGAGAAGGCCCGGTTTCCACATCGTGCCTAATGGCAACCAAGATATCGATGCTTCTGTAGCGCTCGTCGCTGATTAGCGCATTCTAGTGCGTGATGCCGACCTTAAAGCGCGCCCATCCCGAGAGATATGAATTGAGTGCAACTCGGAATATCCGTCCTATCATAACAGCCCTGACGTGGACGCTATTCTGCGTCTTGGCAATGCTCGCGTCCCGCTATTTTTTTCAAGAAACTGTCTGGTTATCGCCGCACGAATATGACGGTCCTATCTGGGCACTCGCCGTCATGCTGACAGGAGTGGTTCTTGGCATTCTGGTGCCGCGCAATGCCAACGCAGCATTGTTGGGCCTCGCACTTGGCTGGCTCGGCCTTGGCGTTGGTTTAGACAAATTGGCCGTCATAGGCGTATGGGCGATCAGCGCGTGGGCGCTCGGAGGTCTGCTTCTCCGTCGGATACATAAAGACCAAAGCTATTCCGTAGACCACCCATTAGAGGCCTTGGTTGTCGGCGTTGCCTTCTGGATCGCCCTATGGGGCGTCATGCTCCATTACCAGGTCAACTATCGTGGCCTTTATTGGGGATTGTGCCTACTTCCCCTAGGGAGTCTGGTCCTTGTGCCGGCCACCGGGAGCCGAGAGGCAATTGGCGGTCGGCTAACCGCAGCGAACGAGTGGATCCGCGCCATTCCACTGTGGGCGTGGGTCCCGGGTATTGCAATCACTAGCTGGGTGCTGCGATGGAGCAGCTTCCCAAGCATGGCGTATGACGATCATGCGATGCATCTCCGCATGTGGGCCAACTTCGCATCACAGCACCGCGCAGAGTTGAATCCACTCAACCAGATTTGGTCGGTGGCGCCTTTTGCGGCAGATCTACTGCACGGCGCGTTATCTCTCCTGGCGGGCGACGATGTCCGGGGCGCCTTGGATCTGGCATTTGCACTGGCCCTTCTGGTGCTGACGATCAACATCTTGCATAAGATTCGCATAGACGTTCGTTGGCAATGGCTCCTGGTCATTCTGTCGGCGAGCACGCCGATGCTCGGCAATTTGCTGCTTTCCCTACAAACGGAGTTACCGCTGGCTGTAGTGACCCTGGCAGCGGTGTCAATGATCGGTGGTGCGGGGAAGCCGCACGGAAAACCCGTCTTTGGCATCCTGGCTTGCGCTAGCCTGTGTGTCGCGATCAAGCTGCCCGGCGCAGTGCTCGCATTGACGTGTATCGTCGCGCTAACGATCCGCGTAGGAATTCGTAATACGCTAGCGCCTCTTCGCGGGAGTATGCCTGGGCTGGCGACGATGCTGATCTTAGGCTTTGCAGCCTTGCATTCCTACGGTGTGGCTTGGCGCATCACAGGGAACCCCGTCTTTCCTCTTTACAACGCGGTCTTCCGCTCCCACTTTTTTTCACCTGAAAATTTCACGGACCTCACTTGGACGAAAGGTTTCTCTCTGTACAGCTATGTGCGGGCATTCTTCGACACATCTAAATACTTCGAATCGGGAGATTATGTCGCCGGATGGCAGTATTTGATATTGCTTCCCTTCGCCCTAGTTTCACTGGCCTGCCCGGGAGCTCCGCGCCTTTTGCGTCTGGCACTGTTGCCCATGCTCGGTTTCGGTCTCGCGATGTTCGCCGCAACTCAATATTGGCGATACCTGTTCCCGGTCATGCCACTCGCCGTTGTGGTCATGGGGTCTCTGTTTGTAGAACAGCGTAGCCGCTGGCGCTTGTTCGCCATGGCATTGGCTATTGTCTGCATCGGACTCAATCTAGCATTTTTTCGCGGTGTATCGTGGATGATGCGCAACCCCGCGCAGGTGGCTTTTACGTCGGAGGGGCGGGATCTGCTCACCGGCATGTACGCGCCAGGAGCAAAGCTCACTCAGGAGATTAATAGGATAGCTCCTGGGTCGCGAGTGCTTTACCCAATGAATATCCCATCCGGCGCGACGTTGCACGGCGAACCACTATACGTGAACTGGTATGCCCCCGCGCGCATGGCTCGTTTCCTGGCGATCAAGAACGGTACCGATATTGCGTCGTTCATCGCAGAAGACCGCATCGATTTCATAATCCTTTCCCAAGCAGACGCGGATGCTACGCAAACTCCAGCCGCGTTGATGCGCGAATATATGGCTCGTTATGGTCGAGCCGTTTATCAGATCGGCGCGTTGACTTTGTATCAGGTCGTCCCAGCACCCATCAGCTACCATGATGCATTCATACTAAAGGCTCCGACGCAGACCAGCGCGAGCATGAGTACACCTAGGGATGACGCTATTTTGGCAACGACGCAGCCCAAGGCGTTTGAGGCGTTTACCACGGCTGGCGCCGACCAAGCCAGGTACTCAGTACGCTTACGCTGCGCCAGTGATAACGGAGACCTTATCGCTCAGATTAACTGGGATGTGGGGCTGCCGTACTATCGACTGATCGCCTGTCACAGCGGAACAACATCTTTTTCTGAAGCCGTGAAGATTCCCTTTGGTGCGAAGCACGGGCGACCTATCATCAGTGTTCGAGACGGATCCTCGATAGCGGTGGAAGAGCTGCAAATAGACCTTGATTGACAATCGGCCCCTGCCAAGCAGCGCCTTCAGTTCTGCCCGGAGCGCAGTCCAAATGCGCTTCCGCCGTGCCACATATGCCAGTATTCGAATTTCGCCTGGGCGGTAACTATCTCTAGCTCCGGCATGCACGCCCGCCGCATCTAGTGGTATCCTGAAACACACCGAATTATCGGGGCATCCCACTCGTCACGCCCCAAGGAAAGTTCGATACACCAGCATCGGGTTTTTGCCGCGAACGAGCACCGTCACGCCAAGCTACGATGGGGTCAAGGAAAGGCGACTCGGCGTCCCCGGACAGGTAGAGGCAGTCTCCGTTGAGGCATCGACAATTTATTCATCCATCCCATGACTGATAAATTCTCGCCACTCACAGACCAACAAAAACTTTTGAATGTTGTATTTCCCGACAGTGGCTTCTCCTACGATTATCTCAAGTGGCTATACAGAGATGCTCCGGACGGAAACGACATTTCAAGCGATTATCGGGAAGCTGAAGAGTTGTTAGGCCACTACACGATTCTCCCGCAACGATGGTACTTTGGCTCAGAGACTAAATATCTGGCCCTGTCGCTCAATACGGCCGTTCACGAAAGAGCTCGCGGGAAAGGTATGTTCACGCGGTTGGCAGAAGAGTCCTACGCTGCCGCGGCAACCATGGGAGTTCAGGCAGTCATCGGTGTAGCGAACGCCAACTCGACGCCGGGGTTCCTCCGACGGCTGAAATTTAAACTTATTGATCCTCTACCCGTCGTCGCGGGCGTCGCTCTACCTGCCCTCTGGAACGAGGGTGCGAGCCATGCAGTGACCCCCGAATTCCTGGATAGCACGCAATTCAAAACGATCGCGTCGTGTATTGAGCAAGCTAGCGCGGGAAGCGGCGTGTCACAGGCCTGGACACTCGAGAAGTTGAAATGGCGACTCGCCAGTCCTCGAAGCAGTTACGCCCTGCACACGAATTCCAACGGAACCTTGATTACGACCACTGCACGTGCAGCAGGGTGCCGCACGATTGTGGCCTTGAAGTTTTTTGCCCATTCTCCGACAGTCCAGGTCGACGGTGGTGGCCTGCTGCGCAAGGCGGCAGGATTCCATCGAAGTCCAATTTTCATATACTGCGGATTTAACGGAAGAGCGGTTGTACGAGGCCTCCCGTTGCCACGCCGATTTCTTCCTTCACCCTTGAACCTGATCTACCGAAGGCTGGATGATTCCATGCCTAAGCCGGACGAGGTCAAGTTTGACACTTTCGAGTTTCTCGATTTCGATGCATATTGAAATGGGACTCTCGGAAGCGACCAGAAAATTAAAAGATGGATACAAAGCGGGTATTGTTTACCTTAGATCTGGAAGATCATCTTGCTTGCTACGACGGATCGAGTAGGTATCCTGGGGTGACGCGCCAAGTCATGAACACACTTGCCGATCGGAATATCAAGGGCACAGTGTTCACTGTTGGCCGGATAGCGGAAAGCGAGCCGGGGTTGTTGCGCGAAATAGCCGATATGGGGCATGAAATCGCCTGCCATAGCTTCGACCATTTGCCTCTCGACAAACAGTCTCCAGCGCAGCTGCGGGAAAATACCAAACGCGCGAAAAAAATTTTGGAGGACTGTGTAGGCCAAGAGGTTGTAGGATTCCGTGCGCCAGTTTTTTCGCTCGTCAAACATACGCAGTGGTTCGTTGATGACCTGAAGGAAATGGGATTCTCCTATTCTTCCAGCGTGATGCCGGCGCGTACGCCACTGTACGGATTTCCGGGTGCACCACAAAAGCCTTTCAAATGGCAGAACGGCCTAATCGAGCTGCCTTGCCCAGTAGGAAGACTCGGAAGTCTAACTTTACCCTATCTGGGTGGGTTCTATCTAAGATACCTGCCGGGCGCAATTATTCAGAAATTGCTACGCCAATCGTCCGAGGCTTCATGCCTGTGGACGTATTGTCACCCTTACGATTTCGACGTCGATGAGCCCTTCGCGCGAATTTCCGGCGCTTCGTTGTGGGTTAGTTTGCTATTGTGGCTCAACCGACGCAGCGCCATGAACAGGATGCTGAGCGTAGTGGGAGGGGGGGGTGGTATGACGCTCGCCTCGTGGGTGAGCGAATTTCAGGAAACGCTACCAACCCACGCTTCTATGACGCCCCCGGACGGTAAGGAAGTGGTGTAACGGGGCCAATACGGCCGCGAAAATTTCACCGCTTCTCAGCTTTATCATGACCGTCGCGGCGGGCTAATGGATCCCCTCCGCTCGTCGCCGTGGCAGCGACCGATAACAGCCAAGTCTTAATACAAATTATTTACCTGCTGCGCTGGCGCCAGAAGCGGTGCTTCGATATTGTTACGTCGATAGGAATTATCGGGAAGCAGTGTCTCGAGCACGCGCCGGTGGGCCGACCACTCGACATCGACTTTGCCCTTTGAATACGGGCTGCTTCGCTGAAAGTCCCAACATTGTGGGTTTTGAAGAAAGTCGGGCAAGCTGGCGGTCGAGGGCGTTGTTAACAGCACAGGCGGTATGCCCTTAGGCCGCCGTACGTTAAAATTCCGAAGCCGGGGCCTGTAGAATGAGCCGGAGACGTGGTACTTGAGGAGTTTAAGATTGTTTAACCGCTTTGGCCAAATTGCAACACGGGGATGGAACGCGCTCCGGCTTGTCCCGCGTGCCATAGAAGTCGGCGGCGGTTTGTCGGGTGCCGTCGCCAAAGCGATGCGGCTTTATAAACGCGAAGGGATCAGCGGCCTCAAACGCGGTTTGCGGCTTGTAGGGCGATCTAATACCCCGTTATCGCTGGACCACTATCGTGGGGCCGGTATGGATACTCCCGTTTCCACGCCCGCTGCGTCGATCTTGAGGCGACGCATTCTCCTCATAGCGGAGCTCAGCATCCCACAATGCACAAAATATCGGGTGATGCAAAAACGGGACATGCTACACAACCTAGGAGTCGAGTGTACAGTACTAAACTGGAATGACACTCGCTCATGCCTTAACGCACTCGCGACCCATTCTTGCGTTATTTTCTATCGCGTTCCCGGATTTGGGTCGGTCCTGCAGTTGATAAAAGAAGCGAGGCGACTGGGCCTACATACGGTGTGGGAAGTTGATGACCTGATCTTCGACCGCGATCTGCTCGCGGCAGCCAAGTCGCTTACGCATTTGGACCAAGATGTCCATGCCGGTCTACTGCGTGGCGCGTCGCTCTATCGGTCAGCGATGCTCGCTTGTGATGCTGGCATTGCGTCGACTCATGGCCTGCGTCAGTCCATGCTCGACGCGGGCATGCCGACAGTCCATGTTATCGAAAATGCGTTGGACCAGGCGACGCTCACGGCCGCAGCAATTGCCAACGGAAAAGCCCGCGTCGATGACGGGGTCGTCAGGATCGTGTACGGCTCGGGGACGAGCACCCATAACCTCGACTTCGAGGAGGCCGCAACTGCGCTTTTGCGCGTGCTCGGGCGCTATGAGAATGTCAAGCTTCGTCTAATCGGTCTCCTCGACCTTTCGCCTGCGTTCTCGAGATATGAGTCCCAGATAGAGCGTGTTCCATTGTGCGACTACGACGAATACTTGCAGTATTTGGCGGCGTCCGATATCAATATCGCACCTCTTGAACCGGGTCAATTCAATGACGCCAAGAGCAATATCAAGTACCTTGAGGCTTCTTCCGTAAAGGTGACATCGATATGCTCACCCCGCTCGGCCTTCAAGACCGCGATCCGGTCGGGAGAGAACGGCATCTTGTGTGAGGGGGCGGAAGAGTGGACGTCGGCCTTGAGCCGGCTGATCGAAAGCAAAGCCCTTCGGCGCGAGATGGGAGAAGCAGCTTACGAACATGTAATGAAGGCATATTCGCCGGAATACATTGCGAAGCGACAGCTCGCGCCTGTGATCCATCCGGCGGCGAATAAAGCCCGGCTTCGCGTTCTAGCTGTGAATGTGTATTACAGCCCACGCGCTTTCGGTGGTGCGACCATAGTTGCCGAAGAGGTCAACAAGCAACTGGTCCAGCACCACAATACGGACGTCTACGTCTTCACCACCTTGGCTCTCGATGCCGCTCCTCCGTACTCGATGCGCCGATACGAAGCCGACGGCATACCAGTATTCGGGGTCGCCCTACCTCTCGGCATGGACGAGACAACGGCTTTCGAAAATCCGCAGGCTGCCGCCTCTTTCGCCGCTGTGCTAGATGCTGTGCGGCCGGATGTCGTCCACTTTCATTGCCTGCAGAATATGGGCGTGACTCTTGCTGACCTTTGCAATGAACACCGCATTCCTTATGTAGTGACCTTGCATGACGCTTGGTGGTTGTGCGGGCGCCAATTTATGGTGACACGGCAGGGGACACCGTGCCGACAGACAAATATAGATCTGGACGTTTGTGCGGCTTGTGTCGATAACGCGAGCCTCAACCGCTATCGGCAGTACATCCTGGATCGTGCTTTGCGGGGCGCGGCGGCACTGCTGGCACCCAGTTCCTATTTTGCTGAGTTCTACAAAGCGAACGGCAAACCGCAAGACAGGATTTTGGTAAACAAAAATGGCATCAAGCCGCCACGGACGACGACGAAGGTGAAGCGGGACGGTCCGTTACGATTTGCTTATGTAGGCGGCAATGTAGCGCTGAAAGGCGTAGAGCTGGTCCGTGGAGCGTTCAGAGAACTGTCCGACCGCAATATTGCGCTGACCGTCGTAGACAATGCCCTGAACCTTGGTATGAAGTCTTATCCTACCAATTATTTTTCCGCCATCCCGGGTGCCGCTATCGTCCCTGCCTACAACCAAGACACTATCGACGACTTTTTCGAGGGCGTCGATGTTTTGCTTTTCCCGACGCAAGCAAAAGAAAGCTTCGGGTTGGTCGTGCGGGAGGCGCTCGTGCGGAATGTGTGGGTTATCACGACTGACGCGGGTGGGGCCGTTGAAGATATCCTGCCCGGCCGCAATGGATTGATCATTCCACTCAAAGCGACGGTCAAGGATCTGTGCACGGCCATACTGCAGACTGCGGCGTACTACGATGAAATTCCCGCGGGGTCCCTCATCCGGTTGGAGCAAGGTAAGATCACGACATTCGAAGACCAGGCGGCGCAGCTCGCTCCGCTGTACCGCCAGATTGTTTCAGAAGCGGCCGGAACGGCTCGGATGGAGCCGGAGGCATGAACCCCTGCCCAATGGCCCCTCAGGGGTACACCAACGTCCGCCTCTATCGGATCGCAGCCTGAAACAAAGGCACCACATCCCCGTCGTGCCCATTGTCTTCTGTCAATCGTAATGTCTCGTTGTCGTGAGAAGACCAGACGGCTACGGGGTGTCGGGAAGCAGATAGAGACAACGAAACTTGGACCGGTACTTCGGGGCTTACCACCAAGGGGTGGTCGAGCAGGAAATAGGCAGGCTGATTATCCTGCGCCTCCGCCACGTCTACAGTCCCTGTGGCACACTCGGTGTGACAGATGCGCAATGTAAGAACACCGTCCGAAGCGCCTGCATAGGTTCCCAAGATAAAAGTAGCCGCGTTCAAACTTCCATTGGCCTGTGGAACGTATTCGGCGGTGACTACATCACCGCTCTTCATCGCGAGAGGCACCCAGTGCCTCTGGCTCGGCAACGGCCGGGCATAGCTAGGGTCATGCAGCCAATACCGATCAATTAGCGCGACGGTCATTACGTAGGCACCGGCGATCAGGAAAGCCGCGTAGACGGCCATGCTCACGCCCTTAAACGCCCGGCTCTGCTTTGTCGGGACGCCGCAAAGTGAATACGCGAGTAGTAACGCGGGTATATGAAGATAGCGACCTTGTACGCCCTCGATAAAGGTACTGGGAAATGGCGTCCACGTCACCGTCAGCGCCGCGAACACAAGCACGCTGGAAGCGAACGCACAAAATACCAGGCTAAGCCTGCCCAGACGCTCACCCTGGGTCCCCCTCTCCCACTTCGTGGAAAGGACCGCTAGCAACAACAAGGCAAGGGTGGCGAAAATGAGGTACAGCTGGGGAAGATAGACATCAAGGTAGCCCAGACGGCCGATGAATGTATCGCGATAAAATCGCCATCCTATCGACAGCGTATGCAGCAGCAACCGTACGAACTCTTCCGGGTGAGTCAAATAATGCCGAAGTATATGAATGGTGGAAACGTTTCGCACTACCCGTTCGTCATGCACGGCGAGTAGGGCATAAACGGTCCAAAGGACCGCGCAGAGCAAGACCGCCGCAGCTGCGATCGAGCATGCCCGACTTCTCCTCTGCCAAGCCAAGATAAACGGCAAGATAACAAGAGGAAGGGCGTGTGCTCGGCTGCTCGCCAGTACAAAGACAACCAGGCACAATACGATGATGCGTGCACCGTCTCGATCGGCGTCGCGACCAGAGAGGAGCGACAAAAAGCTGCTCGCGGCCAACATACACAAGCCCAACGAAAGCGCATCGATCGTGGCCGAGATAGCCTGGAAAACGACCATAGGCATGGTCAGCAGGGCCGTAACGGCAAAACTGGGCCTTACCAGGCGGATGGAAAGTACCACGAGCAGTGCGGAACATGTGAACGCGAATAGCCGTGCCAATTGATAACTGTGATCGATCGACAGATCCGAGTATCGGCCAATAGCGAACGCGACTGCCTGCGGAATATAGATCGCGGGGAAGTAATAGCCAGTTCCTGCATACTGCGCCCAGGACTCCGTGCCCGCCCATTCTATTTGAGGAAGAACAGCGCGCGCGAGAGCGGAATCCATCTGCGCACCGACACCCACACCATGAAATAGGGAGATGAAGCGCAACAGTCCATCATCGACAGGGCCACCAGAGCCGCCAGGTCCAGTCTCGAGCAGCACATGGCCCTTCGACAGGCGATATGCCCGCTCGAGATGCGATTGTTCGTCAGGCGATTGGCCAGGAGGAATGATTGCGCTGAGAATGAAGCATGCTGCTAGCAGACCGACTATTGCGGCGTACAGGGGAATGTCGCCGAACACGCTGTTTCGCGTCTGTGCCGCCTCTGTTGCCATCGCGTCTGGATCCTGATTAACAGCAGGCTTAAGCGAAATAGGCCCGTGCCACATCACCCACATCGCCATGCATCCGGATCTTCCCATGTTCGAGCCACATGGCCTTGTTGCATGTACGCAGCAATAGGTCGGAAGAATGCGTTGCAAGCACAAGGATATTGGTTGACTGGACCAGTTCCGTCATTCGCTCTTCGGCCTTATGCTTGAAACCTTCATCACCGACCGAAAGCCATTCGTCCATCAAGAGAATTTCGGGACGTACGATGGTGGATACCGCGAACGCCAAGCGCAGGTGCATACCGGTGGAATACGTACGTACCGGCATGTCGATAAAGTCGCCCAGCTCCGAAAATTCGATGATGTTGCCGAGCTCGTTGTCGATTTTCCTTTTGTCCATACCGAGCAGCGCACCGCGGATATATATGTTCTCCCTGCCGGTGGCCTCTGGATCAATGCCCAGGGATATGTCGATCAGGGAGCCGAGTTCTCCCCGGATGCGGGCCTGGCCGGTAGAGGGCGAGTACACACCGCTAAGCAGCCGAAGCAGGGTGCTTTTCCCCGCGCCGTTGTGTCCGACCAGACCCAAGCGGTCACCGTCGCCCAGTGAGAATGTCAGCCCTTCCAGAGCTCGGACAATGACTCGGCCCTGCTGGTCCGCTCCGAGCTGCCCGCCCGTAGCAACCTGGAGCAACCGCTTCTTGAGCGACCGGCCGCTGGCGTTGTAGATGGGGAAATCGACGCAGACGTCGGTAAATTCGATAGAAGCCATGTAGGTCAAAGCCAGTATGCGATGCGCCGCTTATAGCGGCCGTAGACGAAAAGAGCAACCAGCCACCCGCACAAAGCCATAGCGACCGAAGCGATCCAATTGAAGGCCGTCGGCATTTCTCCAAGGATAGGCGCGCGTACGACCTGCAATAGGTGATAGCAGGGATTGAAATCGAGCAGATAAAGGGTCGCTCGCATCGGGAGATGCGCAGGCATCCACATGATAGGCGTCAGATAAAAAACCACCTGAAGAACGCTCGCAACGATCTGCGGCAAATCTCTGTAGCGCGCACACAGAACGGCAAGAATGAGGGCAACCCATGCCCCGTTGATGCATGCCAGGACAAAACCGGGAATAGCCAGCAAGGCCACCCAACTCACGGGCTTGGCAAGCACAATGAATATAAGCGGCAGGATGACCACGTTATGAGCAAGAATTACTATATTCCTCCATATCATTCTGAGGATATGGACGAATAGAGGAATGGGTAGCTGCTTGATGATCCCATCCGCGGTGATGAAACCCATGCAGCCCTCCGTGACCACGGAGGAGACGAAACTCCACAATATTATCCCTGCAGCCACGAACGGCAGGAACTCATGCATCGGAGAATTGAAAATCTGCCCGAACACAAGACCGATGGTGCCGATCATGACGCCCATGCTGATAGTGAGCCAAAACGGCCCCAGAGCTGATCGGCGATACCGCTGCCGTACGTCTTGCCAGCCCAGTATCCCAACGAGCGAATAACGTTTGATCCCGGCCACGATGTCCGAGAGCGCGATTCTTAATAATCCAGTCTGCATCGATATACAATTTGATGTTGGTCGATAGGTGACGACAGCGTCATTTTGTCAGTCGATCACCCCTAGGGACACGGCGAGCCTCTATGCCCGGACGGCGACGAGGATCCCGATGATGATCAGCGCGACGCCCGCGAAATACTGGGCGTGGAACCGTTCGCCGAATACGAAGTGGCTCGCAATGGGAACAAGGACGAATGCCAGCGCCATAAAGGGATAGACCCGACCCAGCTCCACTTTCTGGAGCACCCATATCCATGCGATGGTAGTCACCCCGTATAACGCCAGCGCACAGAACAGCGTCGTGGCCGTACTAACGGCAAAGAAACTACCGGTACGTTGCAGAGAGGCGGCGCAAAGCTTGAAAAGAATCTGACCTGCAGCAATGCCGAGTACACAGAGGATCGATACGAAGTAGGTCATGGGTGCTGTTTACTCTGCGGAGAGAGGGCCGTCGACAAGCTTTGAAAAGGCCGTTTGGGCACGGCCGCTATGTCATGCCCAATAAAGGCCAGAATGAATTGGACTCCAAGCAATATCGGCGTGACGGCCAACATCACAGTACCGCTGGCGGTAGTGACCCCTCTGGCACTGGACTCCGACCAATGAATCGCGGCGTAAATCAACCCGAAAACCAACATGAGAAGGCCCAGTGGAAGCTGAATGGACGCTAGCGACATGTCCCGTAGGTAGTAGTTATAGAACAGACGTTTGAAGAAATTTCGAACGTGTTTGACCGCAAAGTCGCCCATAATTTGACCTATCCGCAGGTTGCTTACCTCATCGCCGTACTTCGCGGCCATGGGAATGTCGACCACGACGGCACGAAGCGTATTTAGGCGGAACAGCATGTCAGTTTCAAAGAAATAGCGGCGGCTAATTTTATCGAAAGGGAGGTGGCGCGCCACCTCCACATGGATGGCAGTGTAACCATTGGTGGGATCGAATAAGTCCCAGTACCCAGAGGACAGCTTCGTTAAGAAAGAAAGTGCGGCATTGCCTATAAGGCGTACCAGTGGCATTGTTCGCACCTTTTCTAGATCAAAGAAACGGTTGCCCTTGGTATAGTCGGCTTCGCCGGCGAGAATGGGTGTTACAAAACTCGATATCAAGCCCGGATCCATCTGCCCGTCGCCGTCAATCTTGACAATAACGTCCATGCCATCCGCTATTGCGGCTGCATAGCCCGTCATCACCGCACCTCCCACGCCCTGATTCTCTATGTGACGGATTACCCGCACCCTTGGATCAGCGCAGTTAGCGAGTACGTAGTCTCCAGAACTTTCGGGGCACATATCGT
Proteins encoded in this region:
- a CDS encoding glycosyltransferase family 4 protein, with the translated sequence MREILNCIERPVVVFSNGVNPLDDKPREGYQQRVAAVDSYLSPHYRVYIKINPNLRSGENFRQLGLACLEIEIGPEPSSIIARLIQRAIAVYSHSIYPLLQTTARELVSLRHAPFIVDLHGVVPEEIAFLGDAPKAGIFASLESWAVLEADVLVHVTHQMANHFIRKYPWLNNENIVCPIFTEPSHTEHRGRATHNAVVYAGGAQAWQQVDRIVDAVKESLQTYTTTILTHEPAVFREKFIAAGCPVDGKRISVYAARPAEVRSVYSKSNYGILCREAHIINKVACPTKLIEYLSFAVLPIMGTPQVGDFTDMGMCYATMEQFSASHLPTGIEYSEMVANNFIVLQRLAELANSGRKQLLAQLR
- a CDS encoding glycosyltransferase is translated as MFNRFGQIATRGWNALRLVPRAIEVGGGLSGAVAKAMRLYKREGISGLKRGLRLVGRSNTPLSLDHYRGAGMDTPVSTPAASILRRRILLIAELSIPQCTKYRVMQKRDMLHNLGVECTVLNWNDTRSCLNALATHSCVIFYRVPGFGSVLQLIKEARRLGLHTVWEVDDLIFDRDLLAAAKSLTHLDQDVHAGLLRGASLYRSAMLACDAGIASTHGLRQSMLDAGMPTVHVIENALDQATLTAAAIANGKARVDDGVVRIVYGSGTSTHNLDFEEAATALLRVLGRYENVKLRLIGLLDLSPAFSRYESQIERVPLCDYDEYLQYLAASDINIAPLEPGQFNDAKSNIKYLEASSVKVTSICSPRSAFKTAIRSGENGILCEGAEEWTSALSRLIESKALRREMGEAAYEHVMKAYSPEYIAKRQLAPVIHPAANKARLRVLAVNVYYSPRAFGGATIVAEEVNKQLVQHHNTDVYVFTTLALDAAPPYSMRRYEADGIPVFGVALPLGMDETTAFENPQAAASFAAVLDAVRPDVVHFHCLQNMGVTLADLCNEHRIPYVVTLHDAWWLCGRQFMVTRQGTPCRQTNIDLDVCAACVDNASLNRYRQYILDRALRGAAALLAPSSYFAEFYKANGKPQDRILVNKNGIKPPRTTTKVKRDGPLRFAYVGGNVALKGVELVRGAFRELSDRNIALTVVDNALNLGMKSYPTNYFSAIPGAAIVPAYNQDTIDDFFEGVDVLLFPTQAKESFGLVVREALVRNVWVITTDAGGAVEDILPGRNGLIIPLKATVKDLCTAILQTAAYYDEIPAGSLIRLEQGKITTFEDQAAQLAPLYRQIVSEAAGTARMEPEA
- a CDS encoding polysaccharide deacetylase family protein, which produces MNTLADRNIKGTVFTVGRIAESEPGLLREIADMGHEIACHSFDHLPLDKQSPAQLRENTKRAKKILEDCVGQEVVGFRAPVFSLVKHTQWFVDDLKEMGFSYSSSVMPARTPLYGFPGAPQKPFKWQNGLIELPCPVGRLGSLTLPYLGGFYLRYLPGAIIQKLLRQSSEASCLWTYCHPYDFDVDEPFARISGASLWVSLLLWLNRRSAMNRMLSVVGGGGGMTLASWVSEFQETLPTHASMTPPDGKEVV
- a CDS encoding GNAT family N-acetyltransferase; amino-acid sequence: MTDKFSPLTDQQKLLNVVFPDSGFSYDYLKWLYRDAPDGNDISSDYREAEELLGHYTILPQRWYFGSETKYLALSLNTAVHERARGKGMFTRLAEESYAAAATMGVQAVIGVANANSTPGFLRRLKFKLIDPLPVVAGVALPALWNEGASHAVTPEFLDSTQFKTIASCIEQASAGSGVSQAWTLEKLKWRLASPRSSYALHTNSNGTLITTTARAAGCRTIVALKFFAHSPTVQVDGGGLLRKAAGFHRSPIFIYCGFNGRAVVRGLPLPRRFLPSPLNLIYRRLDDSMPKPDEVKFDTFEFLDFDAY